Within the Paenibacillus pabuli genome, the region ACGTTTCGTTATTCAGTGAAGCCATGGAGGCTGAGAGTGCAGGCGAGAAAAAGAGATAGCCGCCGGTAATGATCAGGGCGGACTGATTCAGTCCGAGCATAAAGAGGGCAAGTACAGCTGCAAGCAGCACATGTCCAATCATCAGAAATCGCATGTTGCCATAACGGTCAATCCAGCGCCCTACGAAACGGGTGCAAAAGGCTGCGACAATGGCTCCCGGAGCAATGAGTAGACCAATCGCGAGCGACGAACGTCCGAATAGATCGGCGAGGACAAGTGGCATCAGGAACAGATTGCCCAAATTCACCACCAAAATGCAGAAGCCAATCAGAATCAAACGGGTATACCCTGGCGTTCGGAATACATCCGGGTTGACAAAAGGAAGGTTCGCTTTGCGGATATACACAATATGAACCACAAGAGACAGGACACCGATGGCGAACCAGATCCAGGACTGCTGGGTAATCGCGACCAGAAGCGTAATGGCATTAATGACCGTCAACACTGCGCCGATTATATCAAAAGGGTTGTCTCGGCTTGGTGTTTCACGCGGCAGGAAATAGAGCAATACAGGCAGTGCAAGCAGGACCAGTACGGTGATTGCAAAAAGACCATTCCATCCCCAGTATTCGCTAATGAGTCCGCCGACAATGGGGCCAAGTCCAAAAGCCATGGCACTGCCTGAAGAGATGAGGGCAATGGCTGCTCCGCGGCGTTCCAGCGGGATGTAGCGGCTGGCGATAACAAGACCCAGTCCGGCCATAACCCCTGCACCTGCGGACTGCAGAATGCGCGTCAGCAGCAGGATGGCGAAGCTATGTGCGAATAATCCGAGTAACGAAGACAAGCCCAGAATCAGCAGTCCAATCGTTAGCAGTTTGCGCACCGGGACCCGGTCGGACAGCCGACTGAAGATTACGGTCGACAATGCGTAACCGATCGAGTAGCTGGAGATGACCCAGGAGCCCAGGTCAGATGTAATTTGG harbors:
- a CDS encoding MFS transporter, producing MKDKIVMPLWTCCLFIVVMNTTMFNVSLPVIINDLQITSDLGSWVISSYSIGYALSTVIFSRLSDRVPVRKLLTIGLLILGLSSLLGLFAHSFAILLLTRILQSAGAGVMAGLGLVIASRYIPLERRGAAIALISSGSAMAFGLGPIVGGLISEYWGWNGLFAITVLVLLALPVLLYFLPRETPSRDNPFDIIGAVLTVINAITLLVAITQQSWIWFAIGVLSLVVHIVYIRKANLPFVNPDVFRTPGYTRLILIGFCILVVNLGNLFLMPLVLADLFGRSSLAIGLLIAPGAIVAAFCTRFVGRWIDRYGNMRFLMIGHVLLAAVLALFMLGLNQSALIITGGYLFFSPALSASMASLNNETSRILPKAQIGAGMGMLQLIQFFGGSVSVAVCGLLLHSIPGVSVEEAYHVVYGCLLFICLASLVIVVWHHRASHSRAVQVRAAAK